Within the Dolichospermum compactum NIES-806 genome, the region GTTCTCGAAAGTGTACTTTTTCCACAACCAGATTCTCCGACTAAGCCTAAAATTTCCCCAGCATACAATTCTAAATTAATGCCATCTACGGCTTTAATGGTTTGTCCTTCTCCTTTAAATATCCGTTCAATAAAATTCGGTTCTATGGTGTAATGCTGTTTAAGTTCTGTAATTTTTAAAATGGGATTTGCTTTTTCTGTTCTCTGTTCTCCATTCTTTGTTCCCTCTTCGTCAACTGCTTGAATATGTAAAGCTGCTTTTAATAAAGATTGAGTATATTCATGTTGGGGATTTGCAAATACAGTTTCCGTTTTCCCCATTTCCACCATTTTACCTTGATACATAACTCCAATGCGATCGCAATATTCCCCCACCATTGCTAAATCATGGGAAATCAATAATAATCCCATGTTTTCTTCCCCACACAATCGCGTTAGTTCTTGGAGAATTTGAGCAGAAACAGTCACATCTAAACTTGTCGTTGGTTCATCCGCCACAATTAACTTAGGACTCAACAACAAAGCCAAAGCAATAGCTACCCGTTGACGCATTCCCCCACTAAACTCATGAGGATATTGACTCCAACGACTAGCAGGAATTTTCACCTTTTCCAAAGTCGCTAAAGCCTTTTCTTTCGCTTGCTGTTTGGATAACTCCGGTGTATGAGCTTGTAAAGTCTCAATACAATGATTGCCAATTGTCATCAATGGGTCAAGGCGGGTCATGGGATCTTGAAAAATCAAAGCTACCGCTTCACCACGAAACTTTTGCATTTGCAATGGTGTCAAATCTAATACAGATTGTCCCTGAAATTTTACTAATCCTTCCGTGCGACTAGAATTAGGCAATAAACGCATAATTGCCCGTCCAATGGTGGATTTTCCACAACCAGACTCTCCCACCAATCCCATTTTTTCCCCAGATTGAATAATAAAAGATACATCATCAACCGCCCAGCTTTCCACCTCTTCATCACGTTGAGGATAAGCTACACGGAGATTTTCAACACTAAATAAAGCTTCATTCATAATTAATTAGGGGTTGCTGAAAAAGTCTTTTGGTTAGGGCTAGGAGTCAGGAGTCAGGAGTCAGGAGGAAGAATTAGAAGAAGATCAAAATAGTCTTGAATTTGGTCAAGTGATAGGGTTTTGGTAGTTTCAACGCTTATTCCTTGCACTTGTTTCACCTTTTTTACCTTCAAACTCTTGATATATCTCAGCTCTAGGGTTATTAACCAGACCCTAATTAAATAGCCGGACAAAATTAAATTCACTTGTTGAGAGAGGGAACAGGGAACAGGTGACAGGTGACAGGTGACAGGTAAGAAACTTATTTCTTCTTCCTCCTGCCTCCGAACTCCTGCCTCCGAACTCCGAACTCCTGCCTATTGATGTACTTGAATTAATCGCTGTTTGAGACGTTCCGCTTCACCGGAATCAACTAAACAACCCTTTTCCAATAAAAAAGCACCATCACAGTAATTTAACTCTTCTAAGCGATGAGTTACCCATAATGCCGTAATGCCACGACTCTTAACGAGATTACGGACACTAGCCACTAAATCGAGTTGACTATCTGGATCTAGTAAAGCAGTA harbors:
- a CDS encoding dipeptide ABC transporter ATP-binding protein, producing MNEALFSVENLRVAYPQRDEEVESWAVDDVSFIIQSGEKMGLVGESGCGKSTIGRAIMRLLPNSSRTEGLVKFQGQSVLDLTPLQMQKFRGEAVALIFQDPMTRLDPLMTIGNHCIETLQAHTPELSKQQAKEKALATLEKVKIPASRWSQYPHEFSGGMRQRVAIALALLLSPKLIVADEPTTSLDVTVSAQILQELTRLCGEENMGLLLISHDLAMVGEYCDRIGVMYQGKMVEMGKTETVFANPQHEYTQSLLKAALHIQAVDEEGTKNGEQRTEKANPILKITELKQHYTIEPNFIERIFKGEGQTIKAVDGINLELYAGEILGLVGESGCGKSTLSRTILQLISPTSGKVEFLGQELTSLSRQEIRSSRRQIQMIFQDPHACLNPAMTVGQSIADPLLIHNLANSEKAKEQVLWMLEKVGLTPAELYYHRYPADLSGGQQQRVAIARALITRPKLIICDEPVSMLDASVQTQVLDLMLQLKAEFDLTYLFITHDLWLARFLCDRIAVMNGGKIVELGQTKQIFAHPQHPYTQTLLAAAPLLAKA